From Neodiprion pinetum isolate iyNeoPine1 chromosome 7, iyNeoPine1.2, whole genome shotgun sequence, a single genomic window includes:
- the LOC124222975 gene encoding putative inorganic phosphate cotransporter isoform X2, with amino-acid sequence MIPSWRICCAGIPQRWVFAVMGFLAVTNAYTMRICLSLAITEMVSTSATSANDTSLDDTCPDLDSSTSSNSSSSSGTFEWSEYTQGIILSSFFWGYIITQLPGGVLADKFGGKYTLGLGIFSTAVFTLLTPVVVETFDATGLIVLRFLMGLGEGTTFPAVNVLIAQWAPPHERSKIGTVVMTGAQVGTVLGTALSGILIRYSSLGWPTVFYVFGAFGVLWFFVWLFLCYSTPATHPFITDREKHYLHETMNEHTHKRGGPTPWARIIRSGPLWALVAGKVGHDWGFYTMVTDLPLYMSNVLKFSIQANGFLSALPYVVMWIASIASSWLADWLIKREKIGITNVRKICTTIASVGPAIFIIAASYAGCDRTVVVVLFTLGMGLMGPFYPGMMVNAIDLSPNYSGTLMAIVNGIGAIAGILAPYAVGVLTPNQTVGEWRVVFWITFVVFFVSNLVFDIWADGEVQPWNDLMEEIERQARKEIESKNEQGVANYGQTRNDGDVVT; translated from the exons GCGCCGGAATACCGCAGAGATGGGTTTTTGCAGTGATGGGATTTTTGGCGGTTACGAACGCATACACGATGCGAATTTGCCTATCACTCGCCATAACCGAAATGGTTAGTACGTCGGCAACTTCGGCGAATGATACGAGCCTTGACGATACTTGTCCAGATCTCGATTCTAGCACATCGAgtaacagcagcagcagcagcggtaCTTTCGAGTGGAGCGAATATACACAG GGTATAATCCTGTCCTCGTTCTTCTGGGGCTACATAATAACTCAGCTACCCGGTGGAGTGCTGGCCGACAAATTCGGGGGCAAGTACACCCTGGGCCTGGGGATATTTTCGACAGCTGTTTTTACCCTCCTGACGCCGGTGGTGGTGGAGACCTTCGACGCGACGGGCCTGATTGTCCTACGATTTCTGATGGGCCTTGGCGAGGGCACGACTTTCCCGGCTGTGAACGTCCTGATAGCCCAATGGGCGCCGCCGCACGAACGTTCGAAAATTGGGACCGTCGTTATGACGGGAGCGCAGGTTGGAACGGTGCTGGGAACAGCGCTGTCAGGGATTTTGATACGATACTCGTCTCTGGGCTGGCCGACGGTCTTCTACGTCTTCGGGGCCTTCGGCGTGCTCTGGTTCTTCGTCTGGCTCTTTCTCTGCTACAGCACGCCTGCTACGCATCCCTTCATTACCGACCGAGAGAAGCACTACCTCCACGAGACTATGAACGAGCACACGCACAAGCGCGGAGGCCCGACGCCGTGGGCCCGTATTATACGTTCGGGTCCGCTGTGGGCCTTGGTCGCCGGTAAGGTAGGGCACGACTGGGGCTTCTACACGATGGTTACCGACCTACCGCTCTACATGAGCAACGTCCTGAAGTTCTCGATACAGGCGAACGGGTTCCTATCGGCTCTGCCGTACGTCGTCATGTGGATAGCTAGCATCGCCTCCTCATGGCTCGCCGACTGGCTCATTAAACGTGAGAAAATCGGCATAACGAACGTGCGAAAGATATGCACGACCATAGCATCGGTCGGGCCCGCCATTTTCATAATCGCCGCATCGTACGCCGGCTGCGACCGCACCGTCGTCGTAGTTCTCTTCACCCTCGGCATGGGTCTGATGGGCCCGTTCTACCCCGGCATGATGGTAAACGCCATAGACCTCAGTCCCAACTATTCGGGGACCCTGATGGCAATCGTAAACGGAATCGGCGCGATTGCGGGAATCCTCGCTCCCTATGCCGTCGGTGTACTGACGCCTAATCAGACCGTCGGCGAGTGGAGGGTCGTCTTTTGGATAACTTTTGTCGTATTTTTCGTATCAAATTTAGTTTTCGACATTTGGGCAGACGGCGAGGTTCAACCGTGGAACGATCTTATGGAGGAAATTGAACGACAGGCGAGGAAGGAGATCGAGAGTAAAAATGAACAGGGTGTCGCTAATTACGGTCAGACGAGAAACGACGGCGACGTCGTTACGTGA
- the LOC124223094 gene encoding putative inorganic phosphate cotransporter, whose amino-acid sequence MFSSWTVCCERVRQRWVFAVMGCLAITVSYANRICLSLAITQMVTTAESSSNTTTDGETCSGTLSASSNSASSETYDWDEYTQGIILSSFYWGYIVSQVPGGIMADKFGGKYTLSAGVLSSTTFTLLTPLVVNKFDSTGLIVLRILMGLGEGTTFPALNVLVAEWAPPQERSKIGTMVMTGTQVGTILGNALSGILLEYSPIGWPLVFYFFGGLSALWLVTWILFFHSNPDVHPYISEAEKKYIQDKISENTRKHTQPIPWRHMVTSFPLWALLIGKFGHDWGFYTMVTDLPKYMSNVLKFSITSNGLLTALPYLAMWILSNISSIPADWLIKSGKMTTTNVRKAFTTFGSVGPAIFLVAASYGECNRVLVVILFIIGVGLMGPFYPGLMVNGVDLSPNYSGTLMALMIATGSLAGIVTPYVVGVLTPNQTVTEWRMVFWITFAVFMATNVGVLFWQDGEIQYWNDLENRENDPKDVESEATAAKNLKNLRTKAVT is encoded by the exons ATGTTTTCGTCTTGGACAGTCTGTT GTGAGAGAGTGCGACAACGATGGGTGTTCGCGGTGATGGGATGCTTGGCGATAACAGTGTCGTACGCGAATCGAATTTGCCTGTCACTTGCCATCACGCAGATGGTGACAACCGCCGAATCATCTTCGAACACCACTACAGACGGAGAAACTTGTTCGGGAACTCTTTCCGCTTCATCGAATAGCGCCAGCAGCGAAACTTACGACTGGGACGAATACACGCAG GGAATCATTCTGTCGAGTTTCTACTGGGGTTACATAGTATCCCAAGTACCAGGAGGCATCATGGCGGATAAATTCGGAGGAAAATACACCCTGAGTGCTGGAGTCCTGTCATCGACGACGTTCACGCTGCTGACACCATTGGTGGTGAATAAATTCGACTCGACGGGATTGATAGTTCTCAGAATCCTGATGGGACTCGGTGAAGGGACGACATTCCCAGCGCTGAACGTGCTTGTAGCGGAATGGGCGCCACCGCAGGAAAGGTCGAAGATCGGGACGATGGTGATGACGGGAACACAAGTCGGAACGATCCTGGGAAACGCTTTGTCCGGAATCCTGCTCGAGTATTCGCCGATCGGGTGGCCGCTGGTCTTCTACTTTTTCGGAGGTCTCAGTGCCTTGTGGCTGGTGACCTGGATTCTCTTCTTCCACAGCAACCCGGACGTCCATCCGTACATCAGCGAAGCCGAGAAGAAGTACATCCAGGACAAGATAAGCGAGAACACGAGAAAGCACACCCAGCCGATCCCCTGGCGCCACATGGTGACCTCATTCCCACTCTGGGCTCTTCTCATCGGCAAGTTCGGGCACGACTGGGGCTTCTACACGATGGTGACCGACCTCCCGAAGTACATGAGCAACGTCCTAAAGTTCTCCATAACCTCGAACGGCCTTTTAACCGCTCTACCCTACCTGGCGATGTGGATCCTGAGCAATATATCCTCCATCCCGGCCGACTGGCTCATAAAAAGCGGCAAGATGACGACCACCAACGTCCGCAAGGCCTTCACCACATTTGGCTCCGTCGGACCGGCGATATTCCTCGTAGCCGCGTCCTACGGGGAGTGCAACCGCGTCCTCGTCGTAATTCTCTTCATCATTGGCGTCGGTTTGATGGGACCGTTCTACCCTGGGTTGATGGTGAACGGCGTCGACCTCAGTCCCAACTACTCGGGCACGTTAATGGCCCTCATGATCGCCACCGGCTCCCTCGCTGGAATAGTGACGCCTTACGTGGTGGGAGTGCTCACTCCCAATCAGACCGTGACCGAATGGAGAATGGTGTTCTGGATCACCTTCGCTGTATTTATGGCGACAAATGTCGGTGTCTTGTTTTGGCAGGATGGCGAGATCCAGTACTGGAACGACCTGGAAAACCGGGAGAACGACCCCAAGGATGTTGAGAGCGAAGCGACCGCTgccaaaaacttgaaaaaccTCAGGACTAAGGCTGTCACGTAG
- the LOC124222975 gene encoding putative inorganic phosphate cotransporter isoform X1 produces MFSRFQLFCAGIPQRWVFAVMGFLAVTNAYTMRICLSLAITEMVSTSATSANDTSLDDTCPDLDSSTSSNSSSSSGTFEWSEYTQGIILSSFFWGYIITQLPGGVLADKFGGKYTLGLGIFSTAVFTLLTPVVVETFDATGLIVLRFLMGLGEGTTFPAVNVLIAQWAPPHERSKIGTVVMTGAQVGTVLGTALSGILIRYSSLGWPTVFYVFGAFGVLWFFVWLFLCYSTPATHPFITDREKHYLHETMNEHTHKRGGPTPWARIIRSGPLWALVAGKVGHDWGFYTMVTDLPLYMSNVLKFSIQANGFLSALPYVVMWIASIASSWLADWLIKREKIGITNVRKICTTIASVGPAIFIIAASYAGCDRTVVVVLFTLGMGLMGPFYPGMMVNAIDLSPNYSGTLMAIVNGIGAIAGILAPYAVGVLTPNQTVGEWRVVFWITFVVFFVSNLVFDIWADGEVQPWNDLMEEIERQARKEIESKNEQGVANYGQTRNDGDVVT; encoded by the exons ATGTTTTCCCGGTTTCAACTTTTTT GCGCCGGAATACCGCAGAGATGGGTTTTTGCAGTGATGGGATTTTTGGCGGTTACGAACGCATACACGATGCGAATTTGCCTATCACTCGCCATAACCGAAATGGTTAGTACGTCGGCAACTTCGGCGAATGATACGAGCCTTGACGATACTTGTCCAGATCTCGATTCTAGCACATCGAgtaacagcagcagcagcagcggtaCTTTCGAGTGGAGCGAATATACACAG GGTATAATCCTGTCCTCGTTCTTCTGGGGCTACATAATAACTCAGCTACCCGGTGGAGTGCTGGCCGACAAATTCGGGGGCAAGTACACCCTGGGCCTGGGGATATTTTCGACAGCTGTTTTTACCCTCCTGACGCCGGTGGTGGTGGAGACCTTCGACGCGACGGGCCTGATTGTCCTACGATTTCTGATGGGCCTTGGCGAGGGCACGACTTTCCCGGCTGTGAACGTCCTGATAGCCCAATGGGCGCCGCCGCACGAACGTTCGAAAATTGGGACCGTCGTTATGACGGGAGCGCAGGTTGGAACGGTGCTGGGAACAGCGCTGTCAGGGATTTTGATACGATACTCGTCTCTGGGCTGGCCGACGGTCTTCTACGTCTTCGGGGCCTTCGGCGTGCTCTGGTTCTTCGTCTGGCTCTTTCTCTGCTACAGCACGCCTGCTACGCATCCCTTCATTACCGACCGAGAGAAGCACTACCTCCACGAGACTATGAACGAGCACACGCACAAGCGCGGAGGCCCGACGCCGTGGGCCCGTATTATACGTTCGGGTCCGCTGTGGGCCTTGGTCGCCGGTAAGGTAGGGCACGACTGGGGCTTCTACACGATGGTTACCGACCTACCGCTCTACATGAGCAACGTCCTGAAGTTCTCGATACAGGCGAACGGGTTCCTATCGGCTCTGCCGTACGTCGTCATGTGGATAGCTAGCATCGCCTCCTCATGGCTCGCCGACTGGCTCATTAAACGTGAGAAAATCGGCATAACGAACGTGCGAAAGATATGCACGACCATAGCATCGGTCGGGCCCGCCATTTTCATAATCGCCGCATCGTACGCCGGCTGCGACCGCACCGTCGTCGTAGTTCTCTTCACCCTCGGCATGGGTCTGATGGGCCCGTTCTACCCCGGCATGATGGTAAACGCCATAGACCTCAGTCCCAACTATTCGGGGACCCTGATGGCAATCGTAAACGGAATCGGCGCGATTGCGGGAATCCTCGCTCCCTATGCCGTCGGTGTACTGACGCCTAATCAGACCGTCGGCGAGTGGAGGGTCGTCTTTTGGATAACTTTTGTCGTATTTTTCGTATCAAATTTAGTTTTCGACATTTGGGCAGACGGCGAGGTTCAACCGTGGAACGATCTTATGGAGGAAATTGAACGACAGGCGAGGAAGGAGATCGAGAGTAAAAATGAACAGGGTGTCGCTAATTACGGTCAGACGAGAAACGACGGCGACGTCGTTACGTGA
- the LOC124223093 gene encoding putative inorganic phosphate cotransporter — translation MFSSWTLCCGRVQQRWVFAVMGCLAITVSYAMRITLSLAITQMVTTVETSSNSTTVDENTCSGTVSASSNSNTGDTYEWDEYTQGIILSSFYWGYIVSQVPGGILADKFGGKYTLAGAILSSTTFTLLTPLVVNKFESTGLIVLRILMGLGEGTTFPAVNVLIAAWAPPQERSKIGTMVMTGTQIGTILGNALAGILLEYSPIGWPLVFYFFGGLAALWVVTWILFFHSNPDVHPYISEAEKKYIQDKISENTRKHTQPIPWRHMATSFPFWALLIGKFGHDWGFYTMVTDLPKYMSNVLKFSITSNGLLTALPYVAMWIVSNISSILADWLIKSGKMTTTNVRKAFTTFGSVGPAIFLVAASYGECNRVLVVILFIIGIGLMGPFYPGLMVNGVDLSPNYSGTLMAIMTAVGALAGILTPDVVGLLTPNQTVMEWRIVFWIAFAVFMVTNVGVLFWQRGDVQYWNDLENNGQGRKDPENGAKPSERNESPEGKADT, via the exons ATGTTTTCGTCTTGGACACTCTGtt GCGGAAGAGTTCAGCAGCGATGGGTGTTCGCGGTTATGGGATGTTTGGCGATAACAGTATCGTACGCGATGCGAATTACCCTGTCACTTGCCATCACGCAGATGGTAACAACCGTCGAAACATCCTCGAACAGCACGACCGTAGATGAAAACACTTGTTCTGGAACTGTTTCCGCTTCATCGAACAGCAATACCGGCGACACTTACGAGTGGGACGAATACACGCAG GGAATCATTCTGTCGAGTTTCTACTGGGGTTACATAGTATCCCAGGTACCAGGAGGAATATTGGCAGATAAATTCGGAGGAAAGTACACCCTTGCTGGAGCAATACTGTCATCGACGACGTTCACCCTGCTGACACCATTGGTGGTGAATAAATTCGAATCGACGGGATTGATAGTCCTCAGAATCCTGATGGGACTCGGTGAAGGGACGACGTTCCCGGCGGTGAATGTGCTCATAGCGGCATGGGCGCCACCGCAGGAAAGGTCGAAGATCGGGACGATGGTGATGACGGGAACACAAATCGGAACGATCCTGGGAAACGCTTTGGCCGGAATCCTGCTCGAGTATTCGCCGATAGGGTGGCCGCTGGTCTTCTACTTTTTCGGAGGTCTCGCTGCCTTGTGGGTGGTGACCTGGATTCTCTTCTTCCACAGCAACCCGGACGTCCATCCTTACATCAGCGAAGCCGAGAAGAAGTACATCCAGGACAAGATAAGCGAGAACACGAGAAAGCACACCCAGCCGATCCCCTGGCGCCACATGGCGACCTCCTTTCCGTTCTGGGCTCTTCTCATCGGCAAGTTTGGGCACGACTGGGGCTTCTACACGATGGTGACCGACCTCCCGAAGTACATGAGCAACGTCCTAAAGTTCTCCATAACCTCGAACGGCCTTTTAACCGCTCTACCCTACGTGGCGATGTGGATCGTGAGTAATATATCCTCCATCCTTGCCGACTGGCTCATAAAAAGCGGCAAGATGACGACCACCAACGTCCGCAAGGCCTTCACCACATTTGGCTCCGTCGGACCGGCGATATTCCTCGTAGCCGCGTCCTACGGGGAGTGCAACCGCGTCCTCGTCGTAATTCTCTTCATCATTGGTATCGGTTTGATGGGACCGTTCTACCCCGGGCTAATGGTGAACGGCGTCGACCTCAGTCCCAACTACTCGGGCACGCTGATGGCGATAATGACCGCCGTCGGTGCCCTGGCTGGGATATTGACGCCCGATGTAGTCGGATTGCTGACTCCCAATCAGACGGTGATGGAGTGGAGAATAGTATTCTGGATCGCCTTCGCCGTGTTCATGGTGACGAATGTCGGTGTTTTGTTCTGGCAGCGAGGTGATGTCCAATACTGGAATGACCTCGAGAACAACGGTCAAGGTCGCAAGGATCCTGAGAACGGAGCGAAACCCAGTGAACGGAATGAGAGTCCGGAGGGCAAGGCCGACACGTAG
- the LOC124223239 gene encoding sialin-like: MLSFWRKFNSKLPQRWIMAVMACLALTNAYTMRISLSLAITDMVASKESSSNDTSSDDTCPSIDSTSSSTSTGGTYEWDEYTQGVILSSFFWGYIVTQIPGGILADKFGGKYTLGLGILSTAIFTLLTPLVVEKFDSTGLIVLRVLMGFGEGTTFPALNALIAQWSPPQERSKIGTLVMTGTQVGTILGNAVTGVLIEYSSIGWPIVFYVYGGVSVLWFIVWTLVCFSGPETHPFISDTERKYIMDSMNEQTRKQTRSIPWRHMATSTPLWALLVGKFGHDWGFFTMVTDLPLYMSNVLKFSITSNGLLTAIPYVAMWILSNISSVYADWLIKRGKMSTTNVRKTFTTVGSVGPAIFLVAASYAGCDRIVVVILFVIGMGLMGPFYPGLMVNGVDLSPNYSGTMMAMMTAVGAVDGMLAPYLIGILTPNQTLVEWRTIFWITFVVLLVANLVVLIWVDGEVQYWNDLGNHQSQGRKDLEKKFKPSESSGDPESKAVT; this comes from the exons atgCTGTCGTTTTGGAGGAAATTTA ATAGTAAATTACCTCAGCGATGGATAATGGCAGTGATGGCATGCTTGGCCCTAACGAACGCGTACACAATGAGAATAAGCTTGTCACTGGCGATAACGGATATGGTCGCAAGCAAGGAATCATCGTCAAACGATACAAGTTCAGACGATACTTGCCCATCGATTGATTCTACCTCGTCGAGCACCAGCACAGGCGGCACTTACGAATGGGACGAATACACGCag GGAGTGATCCTGTCGAGTTTCTTCTGGGGCTACATAGTGACCCAAATACCGGGCGGAATCCTGGCGGACAAATTCGGCGGCAAATACACCCTTGGTCTCGGAATCCTGTCTACAGCGATATTCACCCTTCTTACACCGTTGGTGGTCGAGAAATTCGACTCAACGGGTCTGATAGTCCTGCGAGTCCTTATGGGATTCGGTGAAGGAACGACATTCCCAGCGTTGAATGCGCTGATAGCACAATGGTCACCGCCACAGGAAAGATCGAAGATCGGAACGCTCGTGATGACGGGAACGCAGGTCGGAACCATACTTGGAAACGCGGTTACCGGTGTCCTGATAGAGTACTCGTCGATAGGGTGGCCGATCGTCTTCTACGTTTACGGTGGCGTAAGCGTCCTGTGGTTCATAGTCTGGACACTGGTTTGTTTCAGCGGTCCGGAGACCCATCCCTTCATAAGCGATACCGAACGAAAGTACATCATGGACTCGATGAACGAGCAAACGCGAAAGCAAACTAGATCGATACCTTGGCGCCACATGGCAACCTCGACTCCGCTCTGGGCCCTACTAGTGGGTAAGTTCGGCCACGACTGGGGATTCTTCACGATGGTTACCGACCTCCCACTCTACATGAGCAACGTCCTAAAGTTCTCCATAACCTCGAACGGACTCCTAACCGCTATACCCTACGTGGCGATGTGGATCCTGAGCAATATATCCTCCGTCTATGCCGACTGGCTTATAAAACGTGGCAAGATGTCGACCACCAACGTCCGCAAGACCTTCACCACTGTTGGTTCGGTCGGACCGGCGATTTTCCTCGTAGCCGCGTCGTACGCCGGATGCGATcgcatcgtcgtcgtcataCTCTTCGTAATTGGAATGGGACTGATGGGGCCGTTTTATCCAGGCCTTATGGTCAACGGCGTTGACCTCAGTCCCAACTACTCCGGGACCATGATGGCCATGATGACCGCGGTCGGTGCTGTAGACGGTATGTTGGCGCCCTACTTGATCGGCATACTCACCCCCAATCAGACGCTGGTCGAGTGGAGAACCATATTCTGGATCACCTTCGTCGTGCTCTTGGTTGCCAACCTGGTCGTACTGATCTGGGTTGACGGTGAGGTCCAGTACTGGAATGACCTTGGAAACCACCAGAGCCAAGGTCGCAAGgaccttgagaaaaaattcaagcccAGTGAAAGCAGCGGGGATCCGGAGAGCAAGGCAGTCACGTAG